The following proteins come from a genomic window of Misgurnus anguillicaudatus chromosome 10, ASM2758022v2, whole genome shotgun sequence:
- the fzd1 gene encoding frizzled-1: MAAAIFLLALGIVGVRGQYGERGMSVPEHGFCQPITIPLCTDIAYNETIMPNLLGHTNQEDAGLEVHQFYPLVKVQCSPDLKFFLCSMYAPVCTVLEQALPPCRSLCERARQGCEALMNKFGFQWPDSLACESFPVHGGELCVGQNTSERSAPINPTPDVILPTPEHVTRGHFKCPATLKVPPYLNYRFLGEENCAAPCEPKKLHGMMYFSEEEQKFARIWIGIWSVLCCASTLFTVLTYLVDMKRFSYPERPIIFLSGCYTMVSIAYIAGFLLEDKVVCNEKFDNEFRTVVQGTKKEGCTILFMMLYFFSMASSIWWVILALTWFLAAGMKWGHEAIEANSQYFHLAAWAVPAIKTITILAVGQVDGDVLSGVCFVGTNSVDALRGFVLAPLFVYLFIGTSFLLAGFVSLFRIRTIMKHDGTKTEKLEKLMVRIGVFSVLYTVPATIVIACYFYEQAFRDQWEQTWTAQSCKTYAVPCPGHNPQMNPDFTVFMIKYLMTLIVGITSGFWIWSGKTLNSWRKFYTRLANTKQGETTV, encoded by the coding sequence ATGGCCGCCGCGATTTTCCTGCTCGCTTTGGGAATAGTGGGAGTGCGCGGACAGTACGGCGAGCGCGGAATGTCGGTGCCCGAGCACGGCTTCTGTCAGCCCATCACCATTCCGCTGTGCACGGACATCGCCTACAACGAGACCATCATGCCGAACCTGCTCGGGCACACGAACCAGGAGGACGCGGGGCTGGAGGTGCACCAGTTTTACCCTCTCGTCAAAGTCCAGTGCTCGCCGGACCTCAAGTTCTTTCTGTGCTCCATGTACGCGCCCGTGTGTACGGTTCTGGAACAGGCGCTGCCGCCGTGCCGCTCGCTGTGCGAACGCGCGCGTCAGGGCTGCGAGGCGCTCATGAATAAATTCGGGTTCCAGTGGCCGGACAGTCTGGCGTGCGAGTCGTTCCCGGTGCACGGCGGCGAGCTATGCGTGGGTCAGAACACGTCCGAGAGGAGCGCGCCCATCAACCCGACCCCAGACGTGATATTACCCACACCCGAGCACGTCACAAGGGGGCATTTCAAATGCCCGGCGACCCTCAAAGTGCCCCCGTACCTCAACTACCGCTTTCTGGGCGAGGAGAACTGCGCCGCGCCTTGCGAACCCAAGAAGCTCCACGGGATGATGTACTTTAGCGAGGAAGAGCAGAAGTTCGCGCGCATATGGATCGGGATCTGGTCCGTCTTGTGTTGCGCGTCCACTCTGTTTACGGTTCTGACGTATCTGGTGGATATGAAGCGCTTTAGTTACCCGGAGAGACCCATCATATTCCTGTCCGGGTGTTACACCATGGTCTCCATCGCCTACATCGCCGGGTTCCTGCTGGAAGACAAAGTGGTTTGCAACGAGAAGTTTGACAACGAGTTCCGAACTGTAGTGCAGGGTACCAAAAAGGAGGGATGCACCATACTCTTCATGATGCTGTACTTCTTCAGCATGGCAAGCTCCATCTGGTGGGTCATCCTGGCGCTTACCTGGTTCCTCGCCGCCGGGATGAAATGGGGCCACGAAGCCATCGAGGCGAACTCGCAATATTTCCACCTGGCGGCGTGGGCCGTCCCGGCCATCAAGACCATCACCATACTGGCCGTGGGTCAGGTGGACGGAGATGTCCTGAGCGGCGTGTGCTTCGTGGGCACCAACAGCGTGGACGCGTTGCGCGGCTTCGTCCTGGCACCGTTATTCGTGTACCTCTTCATCGGCACGTCGTTCCTCCTGGCCGGGTTCGTGTCGCTCTTTCGCATCCGAACCATCATGAAGCACGACGGCACTAAGACGGAGAAACTGGAGAAGCTGATGGTGCGCATCGGTGTCTTCAGTGTGCTGTACACGGTACCGGCCACCATCGTGATCGCCTGTTATTTTTACGAGCAGGCCTTCCGGGACCAGTGGGAACAGACATGGACCGCTCAGTCATGCAAGACGTACGCAGTGCCGTGTCCAGGTCACAATCCTCAGATGAATCCGGACTTCACGGTGTTCATGATCAAGTATCTGATGACTCTGATCGTGGGCATCACTTCAGGGTTCTGGATTTGGTCCGGGAAGACTCTCAATTCATGGAGAAAGTTTTACACGAGACTGGCGAACACTAAACAAGGAGAAACCACTGTGTAA